Proteins found in one Zea mays cultivar B73 chromosome 1, Zm-B73-REFERENCE-NAM-5.0, whole genome shotgun sequence genomic segment:
- the LOC100382705 gene encoding Probable signal recognition particle 43 kDa protein, chloroplastic-like, whose amino-acid sequence MAWDTPASRTQSPYPLAHHPSKHTTVFRVRSTRATTRDLPLVTPMEAVLRHPSLSRTRPPNLNPPTTPSPSLHAPSLLRLRARRLIAAAVFQDQKPKEPASKGGDDEEEAYGEVDRIVSSRTVSSPVFAEDGSATAAVATEFLVEWKDGHEPSWVPAEAIAADVVAEYETPWWTAAKKADSEALAALLADETLRRDPDAEDAQGRTAAHFAAGLGSEECLRALGAAGADVGRRERAGGGLTPLHMAVGYGRAGAVRALLELGADPEAPDGQGRTPLELVQEVLARAPKGNPATFQLRQGLEAAQKELEKAVYEWAEVEKVIDGRGEGKWREYLVEWRDGGEREWVKAAWVAEDLVSDFEAGLEYAVAEAVLDKRQAATATAEEEDSWEYLVKWVDIEEATWEPAENVDTELVQKFEQQQSGSAGGD is encoded by the coding sequence ATGGCCTGGGACACCCCAGCATCCCGAACCCAATCGCCTTATCCACTAGCACATCATCCCAGCAAGCACACCACCGTGTTTCGTGTTCGCTCCACACGCGCCACCACCAGAGACCTCCCGCTGGTTACACCAATGGAGGCCGTCCTACGGCATCCATCGCTCTCGCGCACCAGGCCTCCGAACCTGAACCCTCCCACAACGCCATCTCCATCTCTTCATGCACCATCTCTtctccgcctccgcgcgcgccggcTCATCGCCGCCGCGGTGTTCCAGGACCAGAAGCCGAAGGAGCCAGCAAGCAAGGGAGGTGATGACGAGGAGGAGGCGTACGGCGAGGTGGACCGCATCGTCTCCAGCCGCACAGTCAGCAGCCCGGTGTTCGCGGAGGACGGCTCGGCCACCGCCGCCGTCGCCACGGAGTTCCTGGTGGAGTGGAAGGACGGGCACGAGCCGTCGTGGGTGCCCGCGGAGGCCATAGCCGCGGACGTGGTGGCCGAGTACGAGACGCCGTGGTGGACGGCGGCCAAGAAGGCGGACTCGGAGGCGCTGGCGGCGCTGCTCGCGGACGAGACGTTGCGGCGGGACCCCGACGCGGAGGACGCGCAGGGGCGCACCGCGGCGCACTTCGCCGCGGGGCTGGGGTCCGAGGAGTGCCTGCGCGCGCTCGGCGCGGCTGGAGCGGACGTGGGCCGTCGGGAGCGCGCGGGGGGCGGGCTCACGCCGCTACACATGGCGGTCGGGTACGGCCGCGCGGGCGCcgtgcgcgcgctgctggagctGGGCGCCGACCCGGAGGCCCCCGACGGGCAGGGCCGCACGCCGCTGGAGCTGGTCCAGGAGGTGCTCGCCAGGGCGCCCAAGGGCAACCCGGCGACGTTCCAGCTTCGGCAGGGGCTGGAGGCGGCGCAGAAGGAGCTGGAGAAGGCCGTGTACGAGTGGGCCGAGGTGGAGAAGGTGATCGACGGCCGCGGCGAAGGCAAGTGGCGGGAGTACCTGGTGGAGTGGCGCGACGGCGGCGAGAGGGAGTGGGTGAAGGCGGCGTGGGTGGCGGAGGACCTGGTGAGCGACTTCGAGGCCGGGCTGGAGTACGCCGTGGCCGAGGCCGTGCTCGACAAGAGGCAGGCGGCGACAGCGACGGCGGAAGAGGAGGACAGCTGGGAGTACCTTGTCAAATGGGTCGACATTGAGGAGGCCACGTGGGAGCCCGCCGAGAACGTGGACACCGAGCTCGTGCAGAAGTTCGAGCAGCAGCAGTCGGGGTCTGCAGGCGGTGATTGA